In Fusobacterium hwasookii, a single window of DNA contains:
- a CDS encoding B12-binding domain-containing radical SAM protein: MKITFILPAIGKKKGQRYIKTWKHMEPLMIAVLKSLTPNDIETNFMDDRNELINYDEKTDLVVISVETYTAKRAYEIAKKFREKGVKVLAGGYHPTVEPEECLENFDSIIVGNAENVWLKMLDDCKNNNLQEKYFGTSTSFAMPDRSIYKDSKYSPLALIETGRGCNFSCEFCAIHSYYEKKYYRRPVEEVVQDIKNSGKKYVFFIDDNFVADHSSALEICKAIAPLKIKWVTQGAITMAKNDELLYWMKKSGCKMVLIGYESMNPNILKDMGKGWRSSVGEINELTNKIHSYGIGIYATFVFGFGDDSQEVFDETVKFAKKHSFFFAAFNHLVPFPKTGVYKRLKEEKRLLSDKWWLDSKYPYGRISFLPLDQTPDELSKKCANARKKFFEWGSILKRAIVQFKRSFDLGMFFIFLTQNFNLKNEVLEKYDLPYADNLDEMPK, encoded by the coding sequence TTGAAAATTACATTTATATTACCAGCTATTGGTAAAAAGAAAGGACAAAGATATATAAAAACTTGGAAACATATGGAACCTTTGATGATAGCAGTTTTAAAATCTTTGACACCCAATGATATAGAAACAAATTTTATGGATGACAGAAATGAGCTAATAAATTATGATGAAAAAACAGATTTAGTTGTTATTTCTGTTGAAACATATACTGCTAAAAGAGCATATGAAATAGCTAAAAAATTTAGAGAAAAAGGTGTAAAAGTTCTTGCAGGAGGATATCACCCAACTGTTGAACCAGAAGAATGTTTGGAAAACTTTGATTCAATAATTGTAGGAAACGCAGAAAATGTTTGGCTAAAAATGTTAGATGATTGTAAAAATAATAATTTACAAGAGAAATATTTTGGTACAAGTACATCATTTGCTATGCCAGATAGAAGTATCTATAAAGATAGCAAATACTCTCCTTTGGCACTTATAGAAACAGGAAGAGGTTGTAACTTTAGTTGTGAATTTTGTGCTATACATTCATACTATGAGAAAAAATATTATCGTAGACCTGTGGAAGAAGTTGTACAAGATATTAAAAATTCAGGTAAGAAATATGTATTTTTTATAGATGATAACTTTGTTGCAGATCATAGTTCTGCCTTAGAAATTTGTAAGGCAATAGCCCCCCTTAAAATTAAATGGGTAACACAAGGTGCAATCACTATGGCAAAAAATGATGAATTGCTATATTGGATGAAAAAAAGTGGTTGTAAAATGGTACTTATAGGCTATGAATCAATGAATCCTAATATTTTAAAAGATATGGGAAAAGGTTGGAGAAGTTCAGTTGGTGAAATAAATGAACTTACCAATAAAATTCATAGCTATGGAATAGGAATTTATGCAACTTTTGTTTTTGGATTTGGAGATGATAGTCAAGAAGTTTTTGATGAAACAGTTAAATTTGCTAAGAAACATTCATTTTTCTTTGCAGCCTTTAATCACTTAGTACCCTTCCCTAAGACAGGAGTATATAAAAGATTAAAAGAAGAAAAAAGACTTTTAAGTGATAAATGGTGGCTAGATTCAAAATATCCTTATGGTAGAATTTCATTTTTACCATTAGACCAAACACCAGATGAATTATCAAAAAAATGTGCTAATGCTAGAAAGAAATTCTTTGAATGGGGTTCTATTTTGAAAAGAGCCATTGTTCAATTCAAACGTAGCTTTGATTTAGGAATGTTCTTTATCTTCTTGACACAAAATTTTAATTTAAAAAATGAAGTTTTAGAAAAATATGATTTACCTTATGCAGATAATTTAGACGAAATGCCAAAATAA